A stretch of Phycisphaerae bacterium DNA encodes these proteins:
- a CDS encoding efflux RND transporter periplasmic adaptor subunit has product MKRKTIIILIIVFLAGFLSKGFISSSKKTETSVSQQTGQAKEQWWTCSMHPQIHQPNPGKCPLCGMNLVPVNQENPGAAKREISFSNEALKLMDIQTTPVERKFVETQIRMFGKVDYDESKIKYITAWVPGRIDRLYVDFTGIVVSKGDHMVYLYSPQLISAQAELLQAAQSQKKLKPDSSEMMVRSANETLNATREKLRLLGLTSEQIQEVEKTGRPTDHVTITSPIGGIVIEKNANQGMYIDTGTKIYTIADLSEVWVKLDAYESDLVWLRYGQEVEFTTEAYPGEIFKGVISFISPVLDPQTRTIKLRVNVQNPDGKLKPEMFVRAVVRSKVAMGGNIMDPNMVGKWICPMHPSVVKETSGQCDICGMNLVKTETLGYVSAQNPEFAPLVIPATAPLITGKRAVVYVRSPDPNKPSFEGREVVLGPRAGDYYIVKEGLSQGESVVTNGNFKIDADLQIQAKPSMMSPEGMEKPMPAGHQH; this is encoded by the coding sequence ATGAAAAGAAAAACAATAATCATACTGATAATAGTTTTCCTCGCAGGTTTTTTGTCCAAGGGATTTATAAGCAGCTCAAAGAAAACCGAGACATCCGTATCCCAGCAAACCGGGCAGGCTAAAGAGCAATGGTGGACATGTTCAATGCATCCTCAAATCCATCAGCCAAATCCGGGGAAGTGCCCTCTCTGCGGAATGAATCTCGTACCCGTAAATCAGGAAAATCCTGGTGCGGCGAAAAGAGAAATCTCTTTTTCAAACGAAGCTTTAAAACTGATGGACATACAAACAACTCCTGTTGAAAGAAAATTCGTAGAAACTCAAATCAGAATGTTCGGCAAAGTCGATTACGACGAATCGAAAATAAAATATATTACGGCGTGGGTGCCCGGCAGAATCGACAGATTATATGTTGATTTTACAGGCATAGTGGTTTCAAAAGGCGACCACATGGTCTATCTTTACAGCCCCCAGCTTATCAGCGCTCAGGCTGAACTGCTGCAGGCCGCACAATCGCAAAAAAAACTCAAGCCGGACAGTTCTGAAATGATGGTTCGCTCGGCTAACGAGACACTGAACGCTACAAGGGAAAAACTGCGTCTATTGGGATTGACCAGCGAGCAAATTCAGGAAGTCGAAAAGACCGGTCGGCCGACCGACCATGTAACTATAACTTCGCCTATCGGCGGAATAGTGATTGAAAAGAACGCCAACCAGGGAATGTATATCGATACCGGAACGAAAATTTACACTATTGCCGATTTGTCGGAGGTGTGGGTCAAGCTCGACGCTTACGAATCAGATTTGGTCTGGCTCAGATACGGACAGGAAGTCGAATTCACCACCGAAGCATATCCGGGAGAAATATTCAAAGGAGTCATAAGCTTCATATCTCCTGTTTTAGACCCTCAAACCAGAACTATAAAATTAAGAGTAAATGTACAAAATCCCGATGGAAAATTAAAACCTGAAATGTTCGTCCGCGCCGTCGTGAGGTCGAAAGTCGCTATGGGCGGCAATATTATGGACCCCAATATGGTGGGAAAATGGATTTGCCCGATGCATCCATCGGTCGTAAAGGAAACAAGCGGACAATGTGATATATGCGGAATGAATTTGGTCAAAACTGAAACCCTCGGTTATGTAAGTGCGCAGAACCCTGAATTTGCACCGCTGGTAATTCCCGCGACCGCACCGCTTATAACCGGAAAAAGAGCTGTTGTATATGTCAGATCGCCCGACCCAAACAAACCTTCGTTCGAAGGCAGAGAAGTCGTTTTAGGCCCTCGGGCAGGCGATTACTATATCGTTAAAGAAGGCCTGTCGCAGGGCGAGTCTGTCGTTACAAACGGCAATTTCAAGATTGACGCCGACCTTCAGATACAAGCCAAACCAAGTATGATGAGCCCGGAAGGTATGGAAAAACCAATGCCCGCCGGTCATCAGCATTAA
- a CDS encoding YHS domain-containing protein translates to MNSKKALTLLIAVCLLVIVGCQKKTEPVAPPAPATEANTIASAEIEQTMCPVMEGPIDKDIFVEYQGKKVYFCCAQCKGEFEKDPEKYIAKLPQFKK, encoded by the coding sequence ATGAACAGTAAAAAAGCACTAACGCTGTTAATAGCAGTTTGTCTGCTCGTAATAGTCGGCTGCCAGAAGAAAACGGAACCTGTCGCTCCGCCCGCACCGGCAACAGAAGCTAATACAATTGCCTCGGCGGAAATTGAACAAACAATGTGTCCTGTAATGGAAGGCCCCATCGACAAGGATATATTCGTCGAATATCAGGGCAAAAAAGTTTATTTCTGCTGTGCGCAATGCAAGGGAGAATTTGAGAAAGACCCGGAAAAATATATCGCAAAACTGCCGCAGTTTAAAAAATAA
- a CDS encoding TolC family protein, with translation MNSRILGFLVLAILSQISIADVNSPDSNSLKTLGDYLTFASLNNAELKSKFEEWKASLEQIPQAKALPDPQFSYGKYVRQSDMQMGQMASIMQTFPWIGKIEAQTDSASAMAKAARQRFEAAKLKLNWQVKKEFFEFLYLKDAIDIAQQNLELIKNFEQIALTKYTTAAGTHPDVIRAQIELARLDEILTSLSEFKKPQTARLNAILNRPAQDGLDWPQTPVISKLTIDYNQLINSLKEKNPEIAELKWMIESAKNEIKLAQKKFYPDIGLGVEWTQFDKSGGNSGHDSVALVFQMNIPLWRDSYKAAEMQAKMNERKITWQKINTENNLTAQVAAVLYEIEETQRKINLYGDIIPKSEELVNASEAAYRSGTVDFLSLIDSQRILLQYNLDYRRLLTDNQQKIAEMEMLAGVPLN, from the coding sequence ATGAATAGTAGAATATTGGGGTTTTTAGTATTAGCGATTTTGAGCCAAATCAGTATTGCTGATGTCAATTCGCCCGATTCCAACAGTCTTAAAACTTTAGGGGATTACTTAACCTTCGCATCGCTTAATAACGCCGAGCTGAAATCCAAATTCGAGGAATGGAAAGCCTCTTTAGAGCAAATCCCGCAGGCCAAAGCCCTTCCCGACCCGCAGTTCAGTTATGGCAAATATGTCCGCCAGTCTGATATGCAGATGGGTCAGATGGCTTCCATTATGCAAACTTTTCCCTGGATAGGAAAAATAGAGGCACAAACGGATTCCGCTTCGGCAATGGCAAAAGCCGCGAGGCAGAGATTCGAAGCGGCAAAACTCAAACTTAACTGGCAGGTTAAAAAAGAGTTCTTTGAATTTCTATATCTAAAGGACGCCATCGATATCGCACAGCAGAATTTAGAACTGATTAAAAATTTCGAGCAGATTGCTCTTACAAAATATACCACAGCCGCAGGTACTCATCCCGATGTGATAAGGGCGCAGATTGAGCTTGCCAGACTCGATGAAATTCTCACCAGTCTTAGCGAATTTAAAAAACCCCAGACCGCCAGACTAAACGCGATACTCAACCGCCCTGCTCAGGACGGCCTCGATTGGCCGCAGACGCCTGTTATATCCAAACTCACGATTGATTACAATCAACTGATAAATTCGCTCAAAGAAAAAAATCCTGAAATTGCCGAATTAAAATGGATGATTGAATCGGCGAAAAATGAAATCAAACTCGCGCAAAAGAAATTTTATCCCGATATAGGATTGGGAGTCGAGTGGACTCAATTCGATAAAAGCGGCGGAAATAGCGGCCATGATTCCGTCGCCCTTGTTTTCCAGATGAACATTCCATTGTGGCGAGACAGCTATAAAGCCGCCGAGATGCAGGCGAAAATGAATGAAAGAAAAATTACCTGGCAAAAAATTAATACTGAAAACAATTTAACCGCTCAGGTCGCAGCGGTTTTATATGAAATAGAAGAAACCCAGAGAAAAATAAATCTCTACGGCGATATTATTCCGAAATCCGAAGAGCTTGTAAACGCATCGGAAGCGGCTTACAGGTCGGGAACGGTCGATTTTCTTTCACTTATCGATTCTCAGCGTATTCTGCTGCAATACAACCTCGACTATCGCAGGCTGCTGACGGATAATCAGCAAAAAATCGCGGAAATGGAAATGCTGGCCGGAGTCCCGCTGAATTAA